In one window of Mus pahari chromosome 3, PAHARI_EIJ_v1.1, whole genome shotgun sequence DNA:
- the Nxt1 gene encoding NTF2-related export protein 1 yields MASVDFKTYVDQACRAAEEFVNVYYTTMDKRRQLLSRLYMGTATLVWNGNAVSGQESLSEFFEMLPSSEFQISVVDCQPVHDDATPSQTTVLVVICGTVKFEGNKQRDFNQNFLLTAQASPSNTVWKIASDCFRFQDWAS; encoded by the coding sequence ATGGCATCAGTAGATTTCAAGACCTATGTGGACCAGGCCTGCAGAGCTGCAGAGGAATTTGTCAATGTCTACTACACGACGATGGATAAGCGGCGGCAGCTGCTGTCCCGCCTGTACATGGGCACAGCCACTTTAGTATGGAATGGAAATGCTGTTTCAGGACAAGAATCCTTGAGTGAGTTTTTTGAGATGTTGCCTTCCAGTGAGTTCCAAATCAGCGTGGTAGACTGCCAGCCTGTCCATGATGACGCTACACCAAGCCAGACCACAGTGCTTGTGGTCATCTGTGGAACAGTGAAGTTTGAGGGCAACAAACAGCGGGACTTCAACCAGAACTTCCTCTTGACTGCTCAGGCGTCACCCAGTAACACAGTGTGGAAGATAGCAAGTGACTGCTTCCGGTTCCAGGACTGGGCCAGCTAG